Sequence from the bacterium genome:
TCATGATGAATCTTTTGAAATTCGTCTCATTGATAAAATTCAAAATTCCTTTTTCAAGCGTCTCAAAAGAATCCTTGACGATAGTTTCCTCATACGTTCGTGTTTCAAAATTTCTTCCTGATAAAAGACTCACGAGATCTGACAGCCTTCCACGATTAAATTCTGATGTGAAAGCTACCCGCAGAAGATCTGAATAACTTGGATCATACAAATCATCATTCTCTTTTTTCAACCAGGACATCTTCTGAAAATAATCTGTCCCCGCAAACTCTTTGTCCACATCCACAATTTGATTATAGAAATCCGGAGCTATTGCCAAATGGCAAAAATAGTCAATACATTTTCGCAGCCGTGATCCGCCGTAGGTTTCATTGGACGCGATCTTGGACATGGCGAAGTCCGCCTGACTGAGAACTACGCCTTTGGAATTGATACGTATAAAAATCTCCGTAACCGTTTCTATATCAAGGTCGTGTGACAATTCGATCAAGCCGATCTGTTTCTTTGGAATCTGCCTCAGCGCCTCTATTTTGCCGTAAATGAGTTTCCGGTCGACGCCCTCATTCTTAGAACAGTAACTCTCTACTAAATCAAACACATCGGCATCGCCGGTGATGATTTTCGAAATATCGGGAAGCCAACGTACGTCCTTTTCAATCGCCATGTTGTAAACTTCGAACTTGTCTTCCAATGGCTGAAAAGAGATAACGATCTTCGTCCGCTTATAATCCATGTCCACAATATACTGCCCGAGAATAGATGCTGTGAGCGCAGTAACTCTCTGCTGGCCATCGATCAGAATCTTTTTCCCCTCGGATGTTTTTCCGTCTTTGAGTCGTATGTTTGGATTTCTCCAGGCAATGAGGTAGCCGATCGGATATCCTTGATACAAGGAATCCAATAGGTCACGTACTTTCGTGGCATCCCAGACGAACGGCCTCTGAATTTCCGGGATAGCTATTTCACCGGACTTAACCCATGATAGAATAGTTTCAATCAGATGCTGATTAACAGCGTACTTTTGCATGTCCATAGTAATACCCTCTCTTATTTCTTCTCCTTGTTCAAATACTCAGCCACCATTGTTCGGTATACTTCCCACTTGGCATCCTTCAAAGTATACTGGGGATGACGATATAATGGTATCAATGGTCGTGCAAGTGCATTATTTTCGGCAGCTATCGGTACCAGTTTAGGGTTCTCATAGAGCGCCACCGCGTCAAGTTTGTCACTTTGTTCGTCAAGCAGTGATTCATAAATAATTTCAGTCGTCATCAGCACGGGAATATTCATATCCGGAAATTTTCGATCCAGTTCATCTTTTAAGTGCGGAATC
This genomic interval carries:
- a CDS encoding DUF262 domain-containing protein — encoded protein: MDMQKYAVNQHLIETILSWVKSGEIAIPEIQRPFVWDATKVRDLLDSLYQGYPIGYLIAWRNPNIRLKDGKTSEGKKILIDGQQRVTALTASILGQYIVDMDYKRTKIVISFQPLEDKFEVYNMAIEKDVRWLPDISKIITGDADVFDLVESYCSKNEGVDRKLIYGKIEALRQIPKKQIGLIELSHDLDIETVTEIFIRINSKGVVLSQADFAMSKIASNETYGGSRLRKCIDYFCHLAIAPDFYNQIVDVDKEFAGTDYFQKMSWLKKENDDLYDPSYSDLLRVAFTSEFNRGRLSDLVSLLSGRNFETRTYEETIVKDSFETLEKGILNFINETNFKRFIMIIRSAGFISPDLIRSQNALNMAYIVYLKLRAMNYNAGEIESFVKKWLVMSILTGRYSGSPESIFDADVKAMTSRPFGEYLKDRETAELSDAFWESALIQDLETISTNSPSFNVFLAAQVKFHDKGFLSKDITINDLITHRGDIHHIFPKDYLKKSDFKKGRYNQVANYVYMQSEINVKIGNKSPDTYFEELKKQCNGGKLKYGSIEDMDELKSSLKMNCIPESIMEMNVDNYDEFLRERRILMAKKIKKYYSSL